The Pseudomonas triclosanedens genome has a window encoding:
- a CDS encoding fatty acid cis/trans isomerase, which yields MLTRTLLLLALLLASQGLRAESISYTRDIQPIFTEKCVACHACYDSPCQLNLTAAEGAQRGANKLPVYDGARTKAQETTRLFLDAHGADAWRRKDFWSVLDGRGSQAALMARMIDLGHEHPLLPNAKIPEGLDLSINRANQCPTPDSIDDFVQKNPRSGMPFAVTGLTGRQLATIKTWLAQGAPVDEQAWQPSAAESGQIADWESFLNQPGARQSLVSRWIYEHLFLAHLYFTENGQDGHFFQLVRSRTPSGQPIDPIATRRPNDDPGNTFYYRLWPIQGVIVHKTHITYPLNRAKLSRTRELFYGTAWSTDKVPGYGLQHRANPFETFAAIPAQARYQFMLDNAEYFVRTFIRGPVCRGQIATDVIRDNFWAVFQDPQHDLYITDAKFRAKASPLLALPGQIDDMGAMLSQWRSYRDKRNDYEKLRQDVYDDAPAPTWADIWAGNDNAVLSIFRQYDSASVRKGLIGGVPQTIWWLDYPLLERTYYGLVVNFDVYGNVAHQAQTRLYFDLIRNGAEQNFLRLMPVGARKKLLDDWYQNSGKLKMWADYYNNDSDAPTGLFLPEKGARNAFAQQLLKHYVALNARPDPINLCENGACYRNSVAAPLQDAEQAFSRLVSRPAAGLPVIDQFPEATMLRVELPDGQREIYTVLRNRAHSNVAFMMGESLRYQPGLDTLTIYPGVLSSYPNFMFDLKAGEADSFVDALLQVKDQAGFDKVVERWGIRRSHPQFWFYFHDLDAYMRETEPVEAGVLDMNRYENL from the coding sequence ATGCTCACCCGGACTCTCCTGCTGCTGGCACTGCTGTTGGCCAGCCAGGGCCTGCGTGCCGAATCCATTTCCTATACGCGCGATATCCAGCCGATCTTCACCGAGAAGTGCGTGGCCTGCCATGCCTGCTATGACTCGCCCTGCCAGCTCAACCTGACGGCGGCCGAGGGCGCGCAACGGGGTGCGAACAAGTTGCCGGTGTATGACGGCGCGCGGACCAAGGCGCAGGAGACCACCCGGCTGTTCCTCGATGCCCACGGCGCGGATGCCTGGCGACGCAAGGACTTCTGGTCGGTGCTCGATGGCCGTGGCAGCCAGGCGGCGCTGATGGCGCGAATGATCGACCTGGGGCATGAGCATCCGCTGCTGCCTAACGCGAAGATTCCCGAGGGGCTGGACTTGTCGATCAACCGCGCCAACCAGTGCCCGACGCCCGACAGCATCGACGACTTCGTGCAGAAGAACCCCCGCAGCGGCATGCCCTTCGCGGTCACCGGGCTGACCGGCAGGCAGCTTGCCACCATCAAGACGTGGTTGGCGCAGGGTGCACCGGTCGATGAGCAGGCCTGGCAGCCGAGCGCGGCCGAGAGCGGGCAGATCGCCGACTGGGAAAGCTTCCTCAACCAGCCTGGCGCGAGGCAGAGCCTGGTGTCGCGCTGGATCTACGAGCACCTGTTCCTGGCCCACCTGTACTTCACCGAGAACGGTCAGGACGGGCACTTCTTCCAACTGGTGCGCTCGCGCACGCCCAGCGGCCAGCCGATCGACCCGATCGCCACCCGCCGGCCCAACGACGATCCGGGCAACACCTTCTACTACCGCCTTTGGCCGATCCAGGGGGTGATAGTGCACAAGACGCACATCACCTATCCGCTCAACCGGGCCAAGCTGTCGCGCACCCGCGAGCTGTTCTACGGCACCGCCTGGAGCACCGACAAGGTGCCCGGCTACGGCCTGCAGCACCGTGCCAACCCGTTCGAGACTTTCGCCGCGATTCCGGCACAGGCGCGCTACCAGTTCATGCTGGACAATGCCGAGTACTTTGTCCGCACCTTCATCCGTGGCCCGGTGTGCCGTGGGCAGATCGCCACCGACGTTATCCGCGACAACTTCTGGGCGGTGTTTCAGGACCCGCAGCACGACCTTTACATCACCGACGCGAAGTTCCGCGCCAAGGCTTCGCCGCTTCTGGCGCTGCCGGGGCAGATCGACGACATGGGCGCCATGCTGTCGCAGTGGCGCTCCTACCGTGACAAACGCAACGACTACGAAAAACTGCGGCAGGACGTCTACGACGACGCGCCGGCGCCGACCTGGGCCGACATCTGGGCTGGCAACGACAATGCGGTGCTGAGCATTTTCCGCCAGTACGACAGCGCGTCGGTGCGCAAGGGCCTGATCGGTGGCGTTCCGCAGACCATCTGGTGGCTGGACTATCCGCTGCTGGAGCGCACCTACTACGGCCTGGTGGTGAACTTCGACGTCTACGGCAACGTCGCCCACCAGGCGCAGACCCGCCTCTACTTCGACCTGATCCGCAACGGCGCTGAACAGAATTTCCTGCGCCTGATGCCGGTTGGCGCGCGCAAGAAGCTGCTGGACGACTGGTACCAGAACAGTGGCAAATTGAAGATGTGGGCCGATTACTACAACAACGACAGCGACGCGCCGACCGGGCTTTTCCTGCCGGAGAAGGGCGCCAGGAACGCCTTCGCCCAGCAATTGCTCAAGCACTACGTGGCGCTCAACGCCAGGCCCGACCCGATCAACCTGTGCGAGAACGGCGCCTGCTACCGCAACAGCGTCGCCGCGCCGCTGCAGGACGCCGAGCAGGCCTTCAGCCGCCTGGTCAGCCGCCCGGCGGCGGGGTTGCCGGTGATCGATCAGTTCCCCGAGGCGACCATGCTGCGGGTCGAACTGCCGGATGGCCAGCGCGAGATCTACACCGTGTTGCGCAACCGCGCGCACAGCAACGTGGCTTTCATGATGGGGGAGTCGCTGCGCTATCAGCCGGGGCTGGACACGCTGACCATCTACCCTGGCGTGCTGTCGAGCTACCCGAACTTCATGTTCGACCTGAAGGCCGGCGAGGCGGACAGCTTCGTCGATGCGCTGTTGCAAGTGAAGGATCAGGCTGGCTTCGACAAAGTGGTGGAGCGCTGGGGCATCCGCCGTAGCCATCCGCAGTTCTGGTTCTATTTCCATGACCTCGACGCCTACATGCGCGAGACCGAGCCGGTGGAGGCGGGGGTCCTGGACATGAACCGCTACGAGAATCTCTGA